The Geothrix sp. DNA segment CCTGGTCATCGTGCAGTGGCTGGGGCTGGGGCTGGGTGTGGTGGTCCTCCTGGCCTCCATGGCCGTGGTGGTGCCTCCGGGCCAGGCGGGCATCCAGATCCTGTTCGGCAAGGTGAACGACGCGCCCCTGCCTTCGGGGCTGCACTTCATCAACCCCTTCGCCCAGGTGGTGGAGATGGAGGTGCGCACCAAGAACTACACCATGTCGAACGTGGCCGACGAGGGGCAGCGCAAGGGCGACGATTCCATCGCCGTGATCAGCAGCGACGGCCTCACGGTCAAGCTGGATGCCACCGTCTTCTACTCTCTCCAGCAGGCCCGCCTGCCGGAGATCTATCGCACCATCGGGCCCGACGTGGAGGAGCGCATCGTGCGCAGCGAGATCCGCGCGAGCCTGCGTGATGCGGCTGCCGCCCTGACCGCGACCGAGCTCTACACGTCCAAGCGGCAGGCCTTCATCGAGCAGGTGAGCAAGGCCCTCAAGGCGGCCTTCGAGAAGCGGGGCATCACGCTGGAGCAGATGCTGCTTCGCAACGTCATCCTGCCGGACCAGATCACCAAGGCCATCAACGACAAGATCGCCGCGGACCAGGATGCCCAGAAGATGGCCTTCGTGCTGCAGAAGGAGAAGCAGGAGGCGGAGCGCAAGCGCATCGAGGCCGAGGGCCAGGCCCGCGCCCAGCAGATCGTGAGCCAGAGCCTGACGCCCCAGATCATCGAGAACAACCGCATCCAGGCCCTGCGCGAGATCGGCGCCAAGGGCAACCTGATCATCACCCCCATGGGCGGTGCGACGCCCATGATCCAGG contains these protein-coding regions:
- a CDS encoding prohibitin family protein, producing MVLVAVLLIVIGVLAWRWKTKVGFPLSSRLVIVQWLGLGLGVVVLLASMAVVVPPGQAGIQILFGKVNDAPLPSGLHFINPFAQVVEMEVRTKNYTMSNVADEGQRKGDDSIAVISSDGLTVKLDATVFYSLQQARLPEIYRTIGPDVEERIVRSEIRASLRDAAAALTATELYTSKRQAFIEQVSKALKAAFEKRGITLEQMLLRNVILPDQITKAINDKIAADQDAQKMAFVLQKEKQEAERKRIEAEGQARAQQIVSQSLTPQIIENNRIQALREIGAKGNLIITPMGGATPMIQVPARK